A single genomic interval of Eptesicus fuscus isolate TK198812 chromosome 10, DD_ASM_mEF_20220401, whole genome shotgun sequence harbors:
- the DEFB114 gene encoding beta-defensin 114, protein MKIFYYFLHFLCYVSFILPATCTLVDPEKCSKSFGFCRKRCFKTEKQIDICLSPSKICCFERAFEED, encoded by the exons ATGAAGATCTTTTATTACTTCCTCCATTTTCTGTGTTATGTGAGCTTCATTCTACCAG CTACATGTACCTTGGTGGATCCTGAGAAGTGTTCAAAATCTTTTGGTTTCTGTAGGAAACGctgttttaaaacagaaaagcaaattgATATATGTTTGTCACCAAGTAAGATTTGCTGCTTTGAGAGGGCGTTTGAAGAAGATTAA
- the DEFB113 gene encoding beta-defensin 113: MKILGIFLTFVFTVSCGPSVSQKKTREKTREITERKTECYLVRGACKTSCNNWEYIYNYCNNEPCCVAREYIRPTAKYSTTTAYTHVTSDSTTAHNTTL, translated from the exons ATGAAGATACTTGGTATTTTCCTGACCTTTGTCTTCACTGTGTCTTGTGGTCCATCAG TTTCacagaagaaaacaagagaaaaaacaagagaaattacagagagaaaaacagaatgtTATCTTGTTCGTGGTGCTTGTAAGACTTCATGCAACAACTGGGAATACATATATAATTACTGCAACAATGAGCCCTGCTGTGTTGCACGGGAATATATAAGGCCAACCGCTAAATACAGCACTACTACAGCTTATACACATGTAACTTCTGATTCTACTACAGCACACAATACTACTTTGTaa